In the genome of Rhodoferax fermentans, one region contains:
- a CDS encoding beta-ketoacyl-ACP synthase III: protein MHRVCISSTGLYVPPHIISNAELVDTFNRYADLHNTEHATEIAAGSRAAVPYSSVEFIEKASGIQQRYVVEKSGVLDPTRMRPRLTPRPDSEISLMAEISVAAAQDALQRAGKTAADVDGVICAAANMQRAYPAMAVEIQQALGITGFGFDMNVACSSATFGIEMAVNAVRSGSARAVLVVNPEITSPHLAWKDRDCHFIFGDVCTAILVERQDTAPAGAFEVLGTKLVTSFSNNIRNNAGFMSRSEDRNPEDRDQLFYQEGRKVFKEVCPMAAEHISNHLATLDLAPSGVRRFWLHQANLAMNQLIGRRLLGRDATADDAPVILNEFANTASAGSIIAFHRHHNDIAAGEVGVICSFGAGYSIGSVVLRRL, encoded by the coding sequence ATGCACCGCGTTTGTATCAGCAGCACCGGGCTTTATGTGCCCCCCCACATCATCAGCAACGCCGAACTGGTGGACACCTTCAACCGATATGCCGACTTGCACAACACCGAGCACGCTACTGAAATAGCAGCGGGCAGCCGAGCCGCAGTGCCCTACTCCAGCGTGGAGTTCATTGAAAAGGCGTCTGGCATCCAGCAGCGTTATGTGGTGGAGAAGTCGGGTGTGCTAGACCCCACGCGCATGCGCCCTCGCCTCACCCCTCGGCCAGACTCAGAAATCTCATTGATGGCCGAGATCAGCGTGGCCGCTGCGCAAGACGCCTTGCAGCGTGCTGGCAAAACTGCCGCCGATGTGGATGGTGTGATCTGCGCGGCCGCCAACATGCAGCGCGCCTACCCGGCCATGGCGGTGGAAATCCAGCAGGCGCTGGGCATCACCGGTTTTGGCTTTGACATGAACGTGGCCTGCTCCTCGGCGACCTTCGGCATCGAGATGGCGGTCAACGCGGTGCGTAGCGGCTCAGCGCGTGCGGTGCTGGTGGTCAACCCCGAAATCACCTCGCCGCACCTGGCCTGGAAGGACCGCGACTGCCACTTTATCTTTGGCGACGTCTGCACCGCAATCCTCGTGGAGCGACAAGACACCGCCCCAGCCGGTGCGTTTGAGGTGCTGGGCACCAAGCTGGTTACCTCGTTCTCAAACAACATCCGCAACAACGCCGGCTTCATGTCGCGCTCGGAAGACCGCAACCCCGAGGACCGCGACCAGCTGTTCTACCAGGAAGGCCGCAAGGTGTTCAAGGAAGTCTGCCCGATGGCTGCCGAGCACATCAGCAACCACCTGGCCACGCTGGACCTGGCGCCAAGTGGTGTGCGCCGCTTCTGGCTGCACCAAGCCAATCTGGCGATGAACCAGCTGATTGGTCGGCGCCTGCTCGGGCGCGATGCCACCGCAGATGATGCACCGGTGATCTTGAACGAGTTTGCCAACACCGCCTCGGCCGGCTCCATCATCGCCTTCCACCGCCACCACAACGACATCGCCGCTGGTGAGGTGGGTGTGATCTGCTCGTTTGGCGCGGGGTACTCGATTGGCAGCGTAGTGCTACGCCGCCTCTGA
- a CDS encoding GNAT family N-acetyltransferase: MSEPIEVEVRPAKERDAKVIAEIQAAAAQAAFKAQFPGEPMPEFDSLKKSQAYWREAIEFADPQVLVAVADGEVVGFVGFDRSRDPKTPATMGEIWALYARPSHWDKGVGLALWDAARDGLIDEGCTKVTAWVPLGYERALRFFDMAGFKREMTSIKTVLVGLTRIEEIRFKRDLK; encoded by the coding sequence ATGTCTGAACCTATTGAAGTTGAAGTCCGTCCCGCCAAAGAGCGCGACGCCAAAGTGATTGCCGAAATCCAGGCTGCTGCCGCCCAGGCCGCGTTCAAGGCGCAGTTTCCCGGCGAGCCAATGCCGGAGTTTGATTCCCTGAAAAAGAGCCAGGCCTACTGGCGCGAAGCCATCGAGTTTGCCGACCCGCAGGTGCTGGTGGCGGTGGCCGACGGTGAGGTGGTGGGTTTTGTGGGGTTTGATCGCTCACGCGACCCCAAAACCCCGGCCACCATGGGAGAAATCTGGGCCCTCTACGCCCGCCCCAGCCACTGGGACAAGGGTGTCGGCTTGGCGCTTTGGGACGCCGCGCGCGACGGCCTGATCGACGAAGGCTGCACCAAGGTCACCGCCTGGGTGCCGCTGGGTTACGAGCGCGCACTGCGCTTCTTCGACATGGCCGGCTTCAAGCGCGAGATGACCAGCATCAAAACTGTGCTGGTGGGTCTGACGCGGATCGAAGAGATCCGTTTCAAGCGCGACCTGAAGTAA
- a CDS encoding alpha/beta hydrolase, which translates to MLSGDFLDFQVPFQGALLHGSRYTPPGASQTALILHGGGTSAAEGFGELRRFLHARHIETIAFDAVGHGRTGGAQLGTTLEERVQQVITVVQAQDLAPESLALVGFSMGAYVAVKAAAQLGVPRLCLAIPAAYATQAYQVPFGPEFSEILRTPDSWVDSDAFDLVADYTGHLLVLSAEEDSVVPSEIPHTYLTCAKRSASRQHHIILRAGHKLSEHYAREPQAREDAYTAIAALCQCGGAQTLRV; encoded by the coding sequence ATGCTGAGCGGGGACTTTCTTGACTTTCAGGTGCCGTTCCAGGGCGCGTTGCTGCATGGTAGCCGCTACACACCGCCAGGTGCCAGCCAGACGGCGCTGATCCTGCATGGTGGTGGCACCTCGGCCGCCGAAGGGTTTGGCGAACTGCGCCGCTTTTTACATGCCCGCCACATCGAGACCATCGCTTTTGATGCGGTGGGGCATGGCCGCACGGGCGGTGCGCAGCTGGGCACCACGCTGGAGGAACGTGTCCAGCAGGTGATCACCGTTGTTCAAGCACAAGACCTGGCGCCAGAATCGTTGGCGCTGGTGGGGTTCAGCATGGGGGCGTATGTGGCGGTCAAGGCTGCTGCCCAACTGGGTGTACCGCGCCTGTGTCTGGCCATTCCGGCGGCTTACGCCACCCAGGCTTACCAGGTGCCGTTTGGGCCGGAGTTCAGCGAGATCCTGCGCACGCCCGACAGCTGGGTGGACTCTGATGCGTTTGATCTGGTGGCTGATTACACCGGGCACCTGCTGGTTTTGTCGGCTGAAGAAGACAGCGTGGTGCCGTCGGAGATTCCGCACACCTACCTGACCTGCGCCAAACGCAGCGCCAGCCGCCAGCATCACATCATCCTCCGCGCTGGCCACAAGCTCAGTGAACACTATGCGCGTGAGCCACAGGCCCGGGAAGACGCTTACACCGCCATCGCCGCGCTGTGCCAGTGTGGTGGTGCCCAAACCTTGCGCGTGTGA
- a CDS encoding LysE family translocator, whose product MISIEFLITSLIVVLIPGTGVVYTVSTGLVQGRKASVYAALGCTAGIVPHLLATILGLAAVMHTSALAFQVLKYAGVAYLLYVAYATWRDKAAFAVDGSMAKTSATGLVTKAFLLNILNPKLTIFFLAFLPQFVQATGPAPLVQMLVLSAVFMAMTFGVFVLYGLIAHVFRKLVIESQRVQRWMRYSFAAVFAALGARLATSEQ is encoded by the coding sequence ATGATCTCCATTGAGTTTCTGATCACCTCCCTGATCGTTGTGCTGATCCCCGGCACCGGTGTGGTTTACACAGTATCCACCGGCCTGGTCCAGGGGCGCAAGGCCAGCGTGTATGCGGCTTTGGGGTGCACTGCCGGGATCGTGCCGCACCTGTTGGCCACCATCCTGGGTTTGGCCGCTGTGATGCACACCAGTGCGCTGGCGTTCCAGGTGCTGAAGTACGCCGGGGTGGCTTATTTGCTGTATGTGGCTTATGCCACCTGGCGGGACAAGGCGGCGTTTGCGGTGGACGGCAGCATGGCCAAAACCTCGGCCACGGGGCTGGTCACCAAGGCCTTTTTGCTCAACATATTGAACCCGAAGTTGACGATTTTCTTTCTGGCCTTTTTGCCGCAGTTTGTGCAAGCCACCGGGCCTGCACCTCTGGTGCAGATGCTCGTGCTCAGCGCGGTGTTCATGGCCATGACGTTTGGCGTGTTTGTGCTCTACGGCTTGATCGCGCATGTGTTTCGAAAGCTTGTGATTGAGTCGCAGCGTGTGCAGCGCTGGATGCGTTACAGCTTTGCGGCGGTGTTTGCCGCCCTGGGCGCCAGGCTGGCGACCAGCGAGCAGTGA